The following coding sequences lie in one Ostrea edulis chromosome 8, xbOstEdul1.1, whole genome shotgun sequence genomic window:
- the LOC125662877 gene encoding LOW QUALITY PROTEIN: uncharacterized protein LOC125662877 (The sequence of the model RefSeq protein was modified relative to this genomic sequence to represent the inferred CDS: inserted 1 base in 1 codon; substituted 1 base at 1 genomic stop codon), with the protein MCRNFSFCTSHSLRNIHISGMINSGMGPSHVNNFLTACNLPPINQKTIAKKQMIVGEKIEAEARKSCSNAMEKEAEMSDCLECSYDAGWKSRGTGWNYNRISGHGAMMGKQTGKIXSKCCSVCDXIEGGPLPVHVCSKNWEGSSKAMEPDMAMSMLHKMKDSGHPVHVLHVDNDSTTISRLRVDFLELKKKDDRNHMKKGFSKKNVFVINFFVKNVMIPYLVRCFTYTIAKAKSSQDIQEGLEQIVPHVFGDHKKCTDWCFYKKDPQNFRFKHLPNGQTLINEALHIALKELMETYQRRAEHLVEMGSTQQNENFNFNVSSKAPKNRSTRLQICHLDITQGFMENASLNAVKEGTTYAQDTELDSIKDLDMCSSPSKPKLSGEENFVFFDLETTGLARNSDIVQMYAICGSLEFNRHAIPRHCCKESDRNPLLAYRKSNVLLRKEGFKELYNSFTPAMENKCISSFGARKLAQQGIQVAFKNRKKRGFSE; encoded by the exons ATGTGTAG aaatttttctttttgtacATCACATTCATTAAGGAACATTCATATTTCAGGCATGATAAACTCTGGTATGGGTCCAAGCCACGTCAATAATTTTCTGACAGCATGTAATTTACCACCAATAAATCAAAAGACTATTGCAAAGAAGCAAATGATTGTTGGAGAGAAAATTGAAGCCGAAGCTCGAAAGTCATGTAGTAATGCTATGGAAAAAGAGGCTGAAATGTCAGATTGTCTTGAATGTAGCTATGATGCTGGCTGGAAATCTCGTGGAACAGGTTGGAACTACAACAGAATTTCAG GGCATGGTGCTATGATGGGTAAGCAGACAGGGAAGA CTTCAAAATGTTGTAGTGTCTGTGACTAAATTGAAGGAGGACCCTTACCTGTACATGTTTGCTCCAAAAATTGGGAAGGATCCAGCAAAGCCATGGAGCCTGATATGGCAATGTCCATGCTACATAAAATGAAAGACAGCGGACACCCAGTTCATGTACTTCATGTTGACAATGACTCCACCACTATCTCAAGACTAAGAGTGGACTTTCTTGAACTAAAGAAGAAAGATGACAGGAATCACATGAAGAAAGgcttttctaaaaaaaatgtattcgTTATCAATTTTTTTGTAAAGAACGTAATGATACCATATCTGGTCAGATGCTTCACTTACACAATTGCTAAAGCCAAATCCAGTCAGGACATCCAGGAAGGCCTTGAACAAATAGTACCACATGTCTTCGGGGACCATAAGAAATGCACAGACTGGTGTTTCTATAAGAAAGACCCTCAGAATTTTAG ATTCAAACACCTTCCAAATGGACAAACACTCATAAATGAGGCTCTCCACATTGCTCTGAAAGAATTGATGGAAACCTACCAAAGAAGAGCTGAACACTTGGTTGAAATGGGATCGACCCAACAAAACGAAAATTTCAACTTTAACGTTTCTAGCAAAGCTCCAAAAAATAG GTCAACAAGGCTTCAGATTTGTCACCTGGACATCACACAGGGATTCATGGAAAACG CATCTCTGAATGCAGTGAAAGAGGGAACTACATATGCACAAGACACTGAGTTAGACTCCATCAAAGACCTAGATATGTGCAGTAGTCCATCTAAACCAAAACTAAGTGGAGAAGAAAACTTTGTGTTTTTTGATTTAGAAACAACAGGCTTAGCCAGGAACTCTGACATTGTCCAAATGTATGCAATTTGCGGAAGTTTGGAATTTAATAGGCATGCTATACCTAGACATTGCTGCAAGGAGAGTGACAGGAATCCGCTTCTCGCGTACAGAAAATCAAATGTTCTATTAAGGAAAGAAG GTTTCAAGGAGCTGTATAACTCATTTACTCCTGCTATGGAAAATAAATGCATTTCCTCTTTCGGTGCAAGGAAACTTGCTCAACAAG GTATTCAAGTGGCTTTTAAAAACAGAAAGAAAAGGGGGTTTTCTGAGTAA
- the LOC125662299 gene encoding uncharacterized protein LOC125662299: MPSIFYIFTFSGISYYFQIAFPSNLTFFSFIMKTIFHACVLLLLMTSTDALAQYRRVCRNNEIDVGIRKASWEDMVTHACIPGPSTNICVSRDATNGFNCTGDFHLQGGLPFQRSLCCNRIRHRLVRCKIPVQIYSFRDGFNIVLGIQVIRSVIPYPTSSDITTFRIEICNLLPTTYGHN; encoded by the exons ATGCCAtctattttctatatttttaccttttcagGAATTTCTTATTATTTTCAGATAGCCTTTCCTTCGAATTTgactttcttttctttcataatgaaaacaatatttcacGCATGCGTTCTCCTCCTTTTGATGACGTCTACTGACGCATTAGCGCAGTATCGACGAGTTTGCCGGAATAACGAAATAGATGTCGGAATTCGCAAGGCATCATGGGAAGACATGGTCACCCATGCTTGTATCCCTGGTCCTTCAACAAATATTTGTGTTTCACGCG ATGCGACAAATGGCTTCAACTGCACAGGAGACTTTCACTTACAAGGCGGATTGCCATTTCAGCGAAGTTTGTGCTGCAACCGAATAC GTCACCGCCTCGTCAGATGTAAGATTCCGGTACAGATATATTCCTTCAGAGATGGCTTCAATATTGTACTCGGGATTCAAGTTATCAGAAGTGTGATTCC GTATCCAACCTCGAGTGATATTACGACATTTCGTATTGAAATTTGTAATCTTCTACCAACAACATATGGTCACAACTGA
- the LOC125662297 gene encoding uncharacterized protein LOC125662297, whose translation MTQLIGVWTMMWTILFLQVSASALIRPYQHSIFRVKSIKKVPSRGTNGVDFTIIANIESAVDLGLNFNGSLRLAPSYQHRLVAPFERTNGSRTLYAASLDVVHSAHFEDMMLDLNSGNESLLFSLRLNALSFDIEAKPTNFYNSITFMIYKYAVPHGMRYAVDIEPKIRAFRVTSTFSLGLERPVGSTWVKVSNTAAYSSGFISDRYASITLNQTAMDADHVRVRKLAYMLIASVEMTGASRSGNAISTYRII comes from the exons ATGACCCAACTCATAGGCGTCTGGACGATGATGTGGACAATACTTTTCTTGCAg GTGTCCGCGTCCGCTTTGATAAGACCATACCAGCACAGCATCTTTAGGGTGAAATCAATTAAAAAGGTGCCTTCGAGAGGGACCAATGGAGTCGATTTCACGATCATCGCAAACATAGAAAGCGCTGTTGACCTAGGGCTCAACTTTAACGGATCACTACGACTTG CTCCATCATATCAGCACCGCCTTGTCGCACCATTTGAAAGAACGAACGGGTCCCGGACGTTATATGCAGCATCCTTGGATGTCGTACACAGTGCGCATTTTGAAGATATGATGCTCGATTTGAACAGCGGGAACGAGAGCTTACTCTTTTCATTAAGACTTAATGCTCTCTCTTTCGACATCGAAGCAAAGCCGACGAATTTTTACAATTCTATCACCTTCATGATTTATAAGTACGCTGTACCTCATGGAATGCGGTACGCAGTCGATATTGAACCTAAAATACGCGCGTTCAGAGTCACTAGCACATTTAGCCTGGGATTGGAGCGACCTGTTGGAAGTACTTGGGTAAAGGTTTCGAACACTGCCGCCTACAGTTCTGGCTTTATATCCGATAGATACGCCAGCATTACTTTGAACCAAACTGCAATGGATGCTGATCATGTTCGGGTCCGGAAATTGGCGTATATGCTGATAGCTTCGGTGGAGATGACAGGCGCGTCTCGCAGTGGGAATGCCATTTCAACATACagaataatttga